The proteins below are encoded in one region of Ereboglobus luteus:
- a CDS encoding penicillin acylase family protein, giving the protein MPDPTVTTLRDVRKRRQRQYARAVFAALGAFVVIAIVFAWRFHQRMKASLPQLDGTVVVAGLSADVTVERDALGVPTIKAVTRTDAARALGFLHAQDRFFQMDLARRRAAGELSELFGDKTLAADKSARVHGLRAVAQKSLALLPVSQRALLDAYAEGVNTGLAQLRERPFEYLVLRGVPCPWLPEDSILVIHAMAFDMQHPEATHERSLGIIRDWYDNKVLVYFAPVIAPNDSAIDRTTAPLAPIPGPQSINLRAGIALGRANPSGEPQASPAQPAASPYRRHAAASPVYAEGSNSMAVGRARGGMIENDMHLSLRAPNTWYRVSMMWKHVVTVTGVTLPGAPVFVAGSNGSIAWGFTNSYADTSDVIVLTPDIAGKSFYYTDRDIIQTETRTENINVRGWKNPAVHYVESSIWGPVIGENRKGQKLALKWVFHDPAAANYGLVDLETATTVRDAIRIANRAGIPAQNMLVADVAGEIGWTICGRLPDRFGYDGRIPATWSFGDRGWRGLLSPQKMPSIIRGPGEHISTANQRLFGGDTLALFGDGGYSPGERGARIQSLLGRLDENAAPRDLLAIALDEGAPHLARWHTLLRDTLAATKNKKLASLRAAAGETWGDETPGARAAADSAAYAIVSRFRGHVIARVLDPIFYPCAYSYPDFNYNHLRAEEPVWNLLQKQPMHLLDPEYAAWTDLLLAAAEDARRDLSAAGFSNPADARWGAFNVSRIKHPLGDGLMGALGHCLNLNMPAQELPGDLGVPRVQAPSFGASMRFAVSPGREDEGIFHMPCGQSGHPHSPYYKAGHEAWARGEPTPFLPGSAEHTLILKAK; this is encoded by the coding sequence ATGCCCGACCCAACTGTCACAACACTTCGCGATGTTCGGAAGCGCCGCCAGCGCCAGTATGCGCGCGCTGTTTTTGCTGCGCTTGGTGCCTTCGTAGTCATCGCCATCGTTTTTGCGTGGCGCTTTCACCAGCGCATGAAGGCGAGCCTGCCGCAACTCGACGGCACGGTCGTGGTTGCCGGCCTTTCCGCCGACGTGACCGTCGAGCGCGACGCGCTCGGAGTGCCGACGATCAAGGCGGTCACACGCACTGATGCCGCGCGCGCGCTGGGCTTTCTTCACGCGCAGGATCGTTTTTTTCAGATGGACCTCGCGCGCCGCCGCGCCGCGGGCGAGCTCTCGGAATTGTTTGGCGATAAAACATTGGCCGCCGACAAATCCGCGCGCGTTCACGGCCTGCGCGCCGTAGCGCAAAAATCGCTCGCGCTGCTTCCCGTTTCGCAACGCGCGCTTCTCGACGCTTACGCCGAGGGCGTGAACACCGGGCTCGCGCAACTTCGCGAGCGGCCTTTCGAATACTTGGTGTTGCGCGGGGTGCCGTGTCCGTGGCTGCCCGAGGACAGCATCCTGGTCATTCATGCGATGGCGTTTGACATGCAGCATCCCGAGGCGACGCATGAGCGCTCGCTCGGCATTATCCGCGATTGGTATGACAACAAAGTGCTGGTTTATTTCGCGCCGGTTATCGCGCCCAATGATTCCGCGATCGACCGCACCACCGCGCCGCTCGCCCCGATTCCCGGTCCGCAATCAATCAACCTTCGCGCGGGCATTGCATTGGGTAGGGCGAACCCATCGGGTGAGCCGCAAGCATCTCCGGCTCAGCCGGCGGCTTCGCCCTACCGGCGCCATGCGGCGGCCTCGCCCGTTTATGCCGAGGGTTCGAACAGCATGGCAGTCGGACGCGCGCGGGGCGGCATGATCGAAAACGACATGCACCTTTCGCTTCGCGCGCCCAACACATGGTATCGCGTTTCGATGATGTGGAAACATGTGGTAACCGTCACCGGCGTCACACTCCCCGGCGCGCCCGTTTTTGTGGCCGGAAGCAACGGCAGCATCGCATGGGGTTTCACGAATTCCTATGCGGACACAAGCGATGTGATCGTGCTCACGCCCGATATCGCCGGCAAAAGTTTCTACTACACCGACAGGGACATCATCCAAACCGAAACGCGCACGGAAAACATCAATGTGCGCGGATGGAAAAACCCGGCGGTTCACTATGTTGAAAGCAGCATTTGGGGCCCGGTTATCGGTGAAAACCGGAAAGGGCAAAAGCTCGCGCTGAAATGGGTGTTTCACGATCCCGCCGCCGCCAACTACGGCCTCGTCGATCTGGAAACCGCAACCACGGTTCGCGACGCCATCCGCATCGCCAACCGCGCGGGAATTCCCGCGCAAAACATGCTCGTCGCCGATGTCGCCGGCGAGATCGGCTGGACGATTTGCGGACGGCTTCCGGATCGTTTCGGCTACGACGGGCGCATTCCCGCAACCTGGTCTTTTGGCGATCGCGGCTGGCGCGGTTTGCTGTCGCCCCAAAAAATGCCGTCCATCATTCGCGGCCCGGGCGAACATATTTCGACGGCGAACCAGCGGCTTTTCGGCGGCGACACGCTCGCGCTTTTCGGAGACGGCGGTTACAGCCCCGGCGAACGCGGCGCGCGCATCCAGAGCCTCCTTGGACGCCTCGATGAAAATGCCGCGCCGCGCGATCTCCTCGCCATCGCGCTCGACGAGGGCGCGCCGCATCTCGCCCGCTGGCACACGCTCCTGCGCGACACGCTTGCCGCGACAAAAAACAAAAAACTCGCGAGCCTTCGCGCCGCCGCCGGAGAAACTTGGGGCGATGAAACCCCGGGCGCGCGCGCCGCCGCGGATTCAGCCGCCTATGCGATCGTGAGCCGCTTCCGCGGGCATGTCATCGCCCGCGTTCTCGACCCCATTTTTTATCCGTGCGCCTATTCGTATCCAGATTTCAACTACAATCATCTCCGCGCCGAGGAGCCGGTTTGGAATCTTCTTCAAAAACAGCCGATGCACCTGCTTGATCCCGAATACGCCGCGTGGACCGACTTGCTGCTCGCCGCCGCCGAGGATGCGCGCCGCGATCTTTCCGCCGCCGGTTTTTCAAATCCCGCCGATGCGCGCTGGGGCGCGTTTAATGTTTCGCGCATCAAGCATCCGCTTGGCGACGGTCTCATGGGCGCGCTGGGGCATTGCCTCAACTTGAACATGCCCGCGCAGGAATTGCCGGGGGACCTTGGCGTGCCCCGCGTGCAGGCTCCGTCATTCGGCGCGTCAATGCGCTTCGCGGTTTCGCCAGGGAGGGAGGACGAGGGCATTTTTCACATGCCATGCGGCCAGAGCGGGCATCCGCATTCGCCCTACTACAAGGCCGGTCATGAGGCGTGGGCGCGCGGCGAACCCACGCCGTTCCTGCCGGGGTCGGCCGAGCACACGCTGATTTTAAAGGCGAAATAG
- a CDS encoding histidine phosphatase family protein, translating to MTNPLLAKNPTAPASENRGPKRILRFACLAAAWLVLAAVCDAAGLRVYYIRHIECGHNVKKKFEKSGIPKDQWPAYVGDSKQFTPKGAKQVGEAAQKLKAHQFDSIACSPVWRCRQTILQYLRETKQTAEIWPELAEFNGAIIPLFFKDNLPAPNKNYLCGEAIKLPDNEKPFFTLRQNPEGARLFNSPKKNGNEQRAADTKASLEAVVALVKERFGGKKGEDKSILLSGHGNNGKALLSIFLNEADRPKEIPHPPNISIWMIEQQPDGNFQLKILNDKPLGK from the coding sequence ATGACAAATCCCCTGCTTGCAAAAAACCCAACCGCACCCGCTTCCGAAAACCGCGGCCCCAAACGAATCCTCCGCTTTGCGTGCCTGGCCGCCGCATGGCTGGTGCTCGCCGCGGTTTGCGACGCCGCCGGACTGAGGGTCTATTACATCCGCCACATTGAATGCGGCCACAACGTGAAAAAGAAATTCGAAAAAAGTGGCATACCGAAAGACCAGTGGCCCGCCTATGTCGGCGACTCGAAGCAATTCACACCCAAGGGCGCAAAGCAGGTCGGCGAAGCCGCGCAAAAACTCAAGGCCCACCAATTCGATTCCATCGCGTGCAGCCCCGTCTGGCGCTGCCGCCAGACCATTCTTCAATACCTGCGCGAAACAAAGCAGACCGCCGAGATTTGGCCCGAACTCGCCGAGTTCAACGGCGCGATCATTCCGCTGTTTTTTAAGGACAACCTCCCCGCGCCCAACAAAAATTATCTCTGCGGCGAGGCAATCAAACTGCCGGACAACGAAAAGCCATTCTTCACACTTCGCCAAAATCCGGAGGGCGCGCGCCTCTTCAACTCGCCGAAGAAAAACGGCAATGAACAACGCGCCGCCGACACGAAGGCCTCGTTGGAGGCTGTTGTCGCGCTCGTGAAGGAACGTTTCGGCGGCAAAAAAGGCGAGGACAAGTCCATCCTCCTCTCGGGCCACGGCAACAACGGCAAGGCGCTTCTGAGCATTTTTCTCAACGAAGCAGACCGCCCGAAAGAAATTCCGCATCCCCCAAACATCAGCATCTGGATGATCGAGCAGCAGCCCGACGGAAACTTTCAGCTAAAAATTCTGAACGACAAACCCCTCGGCAAATAG
- a CDS encoding NAD(P)H-hydrate dehydratase has translation MNTPHDMLEPGAAHPVLTIDEARQFEAALFGGDETREWPAMQRAGRAIADAVLRDYRELGAFPENARVLVLAGKGHNGGDALIAARHILEKHPRAKAAVCFVFGEQSLRPLAWRAHRELAQAAPERVAVFDAAAVQKDGAGFDLCLDGIFGFQFRPSVDERVAQLIDSVNALPVCLRAAVDMPSGSFRADFTYATGIVKTPVLENPNSGRVRYLDLGFFSGSPCRDTATLTPAALAPLRALRSSHTDKRDYGHLFIVGGSRKYPGAVLMSVQAALRSGAGLVTAFVPESLAPVFAAQVPEAIWHGMAESPGGGLALEDLPVFRERVSEKTSGTANATALVIGPGLSRDRESFALVTEILRINENIPVVLDADALQSDIIASGKAPRILTPHAGEYQRVEAAIPDGAVVVRKGPLTLIEHSGRKYISPFGGPVLARGGSGDLLAGMIGGLLAQAPGALLHAACRGTVWHGMAADCLARAHGQHAVRTTQLLDFLPEVLRGVSQ, from the coding sequence ATGAACACGCCCCACGACATGCTTGAACCCGGCGCCGCGCATCCCGTGCTCACGATTGACGAGGCGAGGCAGTTCGAGGCCGCGTTGTTTGGCGGGGACGAGACGCGTGAATGGCCCGCGATGCAACGCGCCGGTCGCGCAATCGCCGATGCCGTGCTGCGTGATTATCGCGAGCTGGGCGCATTTCCCGAAAACGCGCGCGTGCTTGTTCTCGCGGGCAAGGGGCACAACGGCGGGGATGCGTTGATTGCGGCGCGGCACATTTTGGAAAAACATCCGCGCGCAAAGGCGGCGGTGTGTTTTGTTTTTGGCGAGCAGTCGCTGCGTCCGCTGGCATGGCGCGCTCACAGGGAGCTTGCGCAAGCCGCGCCGGAGCGGGTGGCGGTATTCGACGCGGCGGCGGTGCAAAAAGACGGCGCGGGTTTTGATTTATGCCTCGATGGAATTTTCGGTTTTCAATTTCGCCCGTCGGTGGATGAGCGTGTCGCACAGTTGATCGACTCGGTGAACGCGCTGCCGGTTTGTTTGCGCGCGGCGGTTGACATGCCGAGCGGTTCATTTCGGGCGGATTTCACTTATGCGACGGGGATTGTGAAAACACCGGTGCTGGAAAATCCAAACAGCGGACGGGTGCGCTATCTGGATTTGGGATTTTTCAGCGGCAGCCCGTGTCGCGACACCGCAACACTTACGCCGGCGGCTCTCGCGCCTCTTCGCGCGCTTCGTTCCTCGCACACCGACAAGCGCGATTATGGGCACCTCTTCATCGTTGGAGGCTCGCGCAAATATCCGGGCGCGGTTTTGATGAGCGTGCAGGCGGCGCTTCGCAGCGGCGCGGGGCTTGTCACCGCGTTTGTGCCCGAATCGCTCGCGCCTGTGTTTGCCGCGCAAGTGCCGGAGGCGATTTGGCACGGCATGGCCGAATCGCCCGGGGGCGGTTTGGCGCTTGAGGATTTGCCGGTGTTTCGCGAGCGGGTTTCCGAAAAAACATCCGGCACCGCGAACGCGACGGCGCTTGTTATCGGCCCCGGGTTGTCGCGTGACCGCGAATCGTTCGCGCTGGTGACAGAAATTTTGCGCATCAATGAAAACATTCCCGTCGTGCTCGATGCCGACGCGTTGCAGTCGGATATTATCGCGTCCGGCAAGGCACCGCGGATTCTCACGCCGCACGCGGGCGAGTATCAACGCGTCGAAGCGGCGATTCCGGACGGCGCGGTGGTTGTGCGCAAGGGGCCTCTTACGCTGATCGAGCATTCGGGGAGAAAATACATTTCCCCGTTTGGCGGTCCTGTGCTCGCGCGCGGGGGCAGCGGCGATTTGCTTGCGGGAATGATTGGCGGACTGCTCGCGCAGGCTCCGGGAGCGTTGTTGCATGCCGCGTGCCGCGGCACGGTGTGGCATGGCATGGCGGCGGATTGCCTGGCGCGCGCGCATGGACAGCACGCGGTGCGAACAACGCAGTTGCTGGATTTCCTGCCCGAAGTTTTGCGCGGGGTTTCCCAATGA
- a CDS encoding phosphoribosyltransferase, producing the protein MTPLAFEMISARLRAWQFPGGIDGVVGIASGGVVPAALAAHQLGVGMRVIALNYRDEKNEPRHAEPVLLGSAPDLGAWKRVLLVDDVWVSGKSWRAARALLPETIEVLPFVMKGKVDFALISDINGCVMWPWKTYPQTE; encoded by the coding sequence ATGACACCGCTTGCATTTGAAATGATTTCCGCGCGTTTACGCGCGTGGCAGTTTCCCGGGGGAATTGACGGCGTGGTGGGAATCGCCTCGGGCGGAGTGGTGCCGGCGGCGCTCGCGGCGCACCAACTGGGCGTCGGCATGCGTGTGATCGCGCTCAATTACCGCGACGAAAAAAACGAGCCGCGCCACGCGGAGCCGGTGTTACTCGGAAGCGCGCCGGACTTGGGCGCGTGGAAACGCGTGCTGCTCGTGGACGATGTATGGGTAAGCGGAAAATCATGGCGCGCGGCGCGGGCGCTTCTGCCGGAAACCATCGAAGTGCTGCCGTTTGTAATGAAGGGGAAAGTTGATTTTGCACTGATTAGCGACATCAACGGTTGCGTGATGTGGCCGTGGAAAACATACCCGCAAACTGAATAA
- a CDS encoding PLD nuclease N-terminal domain-containing protein, with protein sequence MIDETSRHSWLLYVFVAAYIITTIYTLAHCIATDSTRKKWPFVIAILFLPFFGTVLYWKNRPDFETSYIPVTLAPTVSPQTKHLKPHDKYCSPPPPSHIPRYSTKSPFEPPKDKPDTSEDDKPLPI encoded by the coding sequence ATGATCGATGAAACAAGCCGACACTCGTGGCTTCTTTATGTGTTTGTGGCAGCATATATCATAACCACAATTTATACGCTCGCCCACTGCATCGCGACAGACTCCACGCGCAAAAAATGGCCCTTCGTGATCGCGATCCTGTTTCTTCCATTTTTTGGCACGGTGCTTTATTGGAAAAATCGCCCTGACTTTGAAACATCCTATATTCCGGTAACATTGGCTCCGACTGTTTCGCCCCAAACAAAACACCTCAAGCCGCATGACAAATATTGCAGCCCTCCACCGCCCTCTCATATTCCCCGCTATTCCACAAAATCGCCATTTGAACCGCCCAAAGACAAACCCGACACCTCCGAGGACGACAAACCGCTGCCAATTTGA
- a CDS encoding metallophosphoesterase — MHRRQFIQTIGISGALAVAGKISAQTAPAPGTVTPSAAPDALVKGTPAVFAPTPDSFTVTVPLAADALVWLEYGETEKLGSTAKGDSFGFVQHDDTVVKIKVRNLKPGTRYYWRVVTKPAFPYIGSQKPVLREPVPETRSQIYTTKTLAPNARKTQFSVWNDTHDHNETIRALHTARRADDDFMIWNGDMSNNVNDRALLPGLYVCPQGVDLAEGPPILGTRGNHDVRGLWAGRMSDYVEYPNGNRPFYAFRSGPIAAIALDTGEDKPDNHRSYRGGAAFEPIIREQAAWLEEVIRRPEMRDAPYRVVFCHIPLRWTDESPQDYEGKGFDRYSLRGRLAWQGALVKWGAQIIISGHTHRHALLQPTKEFPYTQITGGGPQPKRATVIRGHADAGKLKVSVIRMHDGVSLNDLEFEPLTKVA, encoded by the coding sequence ATGCATCGTCGTCAATTCATTCAAACAATCGGAATTTCCGGAGCTCTTGCGGTTGCTGGCAAGATTTCCGCCCAAACCGCCCCCGCCCCCGGAACAGTAACCCCGTCCGCCGCCCCCGACGCGCTTGTCAAAGGAACGCCGGCAGTCTTTGCGCCGACGCCGGATAGCTTTACCGTTACTGTCCCGCTCGCAGCCGACGCCCTTGTGTGGCTTGAGTATGGCGAGACGGAAAAGCTGGGATCCACGGCCAAGGGCGATTCGTTCGGCTTCGTCCAGCACGACGACACCGTGGTCAAAATCAAAGTTCGCAACCTGAAACCGGGCACCCGTTATTACTGGCGCGTCGTGACCAAGCCCGCGTTTCCCTACATTGGCAGCCAGAAACCCGTGCTGCGGGAACCCGTGCCGGAAACCCGCTCGCAAATCTACACGACCAAGACACTCGCTCCCAACGCGCGCAAAACACAGTTTTCCGTTTGGAACGACACGCATGATCACAACGAAACCATTCGCGCGCTTCACACCGCTCGTCGCGCCGATGACGACTTCATGATTTGGAACGGAGACATGAGCAACAACGTCAACGACCGCGCGCTCCTGCCCGGGCTGTATGTCTGCCCCCAGGGCGTTGACCTCGCCGAGGGTCCGCCGATTTTGGGCACGCGCGGCAATCACGACGTGCGCGGACTCTGGGCCGGCAGAATGTCAGACTACGTGGAATATCCCAACGGCAACCGTCCCTTCTATGCGTTTCGCTCGGGTCCGATCGCCGCCATCGCATTGGACACCGGAGAGGACAAACCCGACAATCACCGCAGCTACCGGGGAGGCGCCGCCTTCGAGCCGATCATTCGCGAGCAAGCCGCGTGGCTGGAGGAAGTCATCCGCCGTCCCGAAATGCGCGACGCGCCCTACCGCGTGGTTTTCTGCCACATCCCGCTGCGCTGGACCGACGAAAGCCCGCAGGATTACGAGGGCAAGGGCTTCGACCGCTACAGCCTGCGCGGGCGGCTCGCGTGGCAAGGCGCCTTGGTCAAATGGGGCGCTCAAATCATCATTTCCGGCCACACGCATCGTCACGCATTGTTGCAGCCAACCAAGGAATTCCCCTACACGCAGATCACCGGCGGCGGCCCGCAACCAAAACGCGCAACCGTCATCCGCGGCCACGCCGACGCCGGCAAGCTCAAGGTAAGCGTGATCCGAATGCACGACGGCGTTTCGCTCAACGACCTGGAGTTCGAGCCGCTGACCAAGGTTGCGTGA
- the dprA gene encoding DNA-processing protein DprA — protein sequence MNLTGQQAFLVLNGLPNIGPVSCTRLLAEFGGDPRAILSAGAQRLERVKGVGPAMSASIVNWRENFDLAREEDRMAKSGAVFVTKSDAGYPRLLREIYDPPIGLYRKGEYTIDRPCIAIVGTRHTTLYGQATAKKLASELARLGFCIVSGLARGIDTAAHEGALLVGGRTVAVLGTGIDIIYPPENLDVYRRIEAEGAVFSEFPFGRRADRQSFAMRNRIVAGMCEGVIVVESDKAGGSMITAKFAGEQGRQVFAVPGRVDQPSSAGCHQLIRDGATLVTCVDDVLSELNYLEGLQPHAILPKAGDAAGAANAGVAASELARLSADEAAVMACFAGGAMPTIDVIAAQTKKPAGALSATLMMLELKRLIVKRADGSFEARG from the coding sequence ATGAACCTCACCGGGCAACAGGCGTTTCTTGTTCTCAACGGACTGCCAAATATCGGACCTGTTTCTTGCACGCGATTACTGGCGGAGTTCGGCGGCGATCCGCGCGCGATTTTGTCGGCGGGCGCGCAGCGGCTGGAGCGCGTCAAGGGCGTCGGCCCCGCGATGAGCGCGAGCATTGTCAACTGGCGGGAGAATTTCGATCTGGCGCGCGAGGAGGATCGCATGGCGAAAAGCGGCGCGGTTTTTGTGACAAAATCGGATGCGGGCTACCCGAGGCTGCTGCGCGAGATTTACGATCCACCGATCGGCTTGTATCGAAAAGGTGAATACACAATCGACCGCCCCTGCATTGCGATTGTCGGGACGCGGCACACCACGCTTTACGGACAGGCGACGGCGAAAAAACTGGCGTCCGAGCTGGCGCGCCTGGGCTTTTGCATTGTGAGCGGGCTGGCGCGCGGAATCGACACGGCGGCGCACGAGGGCGCGCTGCTTGTCGGCGGCAGGACGGTCGCGGTGCTCGGCACGGGAATCGACATTATTTATCCGCCGGAAAACTTGGATGTCTATCGCCGCATCGAGGCGGAGGGCGCGGTCTTTTCGGAGTTCCCCTTCGGGCGGCGCGCGGACAGGCAGAGTTTTGCCATGCGCAACCGCATCGTGGCGGGGATGTGCGAGGGCGTGATCGTGGTCGAGTCCGACAAGGCGGGCGGGTCGATGATCACGGCGAAATTCGCCGGCGAGCAAGGGAGGCAGGTGTTCGCCGTGCCGGGGCGTGTCGACCAGCCGTCGAGCGCGGGATGCCACCAGCTGATTCGCGACGGCGCGACGCTTGTCACCTGCGTGGACGATGTGCTTTCGGAGTTGAATTACTTGGAGGGGCTGCAGCCGCATGCGATTTTGCCGAAGGCGGGTGACGCGGCCGGGGCGGCAAACGCCGGCGTGGCCGCGTCAGAACTTGCGAGGCTATCCGCGGACGAGGCCGCGGTGATGGCGTGTTTTGCCGGAGGCGCGATGCCGACGATTGATGTGATTGCCGCGCAGACAAAAAAGCCGGCTGGCGCGCTGTCCGCCACATTGATGATGCTGGAACTAAAGCGCCTTATTGTAAAACGCGCCGACGGTTCGTTCGAGGCGCGGGGATAA
- a CDS encoding sodium-translocating pyrophosphatase, translating into MITQSPIFWLTPLASILALGFAAWFYMRMKSAPEGTSRMAEIASHVRAGAMAYLKQQYKIVGIFFIILTITFAILAYGFGLQNGWVPFAFITGGFFSGLAGFFGMKTATYASSRVAHAASQSLNSGLRLAFRSGAVMGLVVVGLALLDIAVWFLVLNHFIDDPDQGHKLTIITTTMLTFGMGASLQALFARVGGGIFTKAADVGADLVGKVEAGIPEDDPRNPATIADNVGDNVGDVAGMGADLYESYAGSILATAALGAAAFAGNPAAVADGTAYKAVIAPMIIAAVGTILSILGIFVVRTKEGASQRNLLDALSRGVNFSSLLIVILSWVVLYLLEIPNHWGIWGAIVTGLIAGILIGKTTEYYTSQEYKPTKHIAQNATTGPATVIISGLGVGMLSTAIPVITVVVGTILAYCFASGSWKFTPESMSMGLYGIGIAAVGMLSTLGITLATDAYGPIADNAGGNAEMSGLGPEVRKRTDALDSLGNTTAATGKGFAIGSAALTALALLASYVEELKIAVDHLQVETIEIAGHAVESAKILKANIPEFMTIFEVHLMNPKVIVGLFIGAMMAFLFCGLTMNAVGRAASRMVEEVRRQFREKPGILEGKDMPDYARCVEISTAGAQREMIIPSMLAVVVPIATGLLFGVPGVFGLLGGGLAGGFVLAIFMANSGGAWDNAKKYIEEGHLGGKGSIAHKAAVIGDTVGDPFKDTSGPSLNILIKLMSMVSIVTAGVNIAFTLF; encoded by the coding sequence CATTTTCTTTATCATTCTGACCATCACCTTTGCGATCCTCGCCTACGGCTTCGGACTGCAAAACGGCTGGGTGCCCTTCGCCTTCATCACGGGCGGTTTCTTCTCGGGCCTCGCCGGTTTCTTCGGCATGAAGACGGCCACCTACGCCTCCTCGCGCGTCGCGCACGCCGCCAGCCAGTCGCTCAACTCCGGGCTTCGCCTCGCGTTTCGCTCCGGCGCCGTCATGGGGCTTGTTGTCGTCGGCCTCGCGCTTCTCGACATCGCCGTGTGGTTCCTCGTGCTCAACCACTTCATCGATGATCCCGACCAAGGGCACAAGCTCACCATCATCACCACCACCATGCTGACCTTCGGCATGGGCGCGTCGCTGCAAGCGCTCTTCGCACGCGTCGGCGGCGGCATCTTCACCAAGGCGGCCGACGTCGGCGCCGACCTCGTCGGCAAAGTCGAGGCGGGCATCCCCGAGGACGACCCGCGCAATCCCGCCACCATCGCCGACAACGTCGGTGACAACGTCGGCGACGTCGCCGGCATGGGCGCCGACCTCTACGAGTCCTACGCCGGCTCCATCCTCGCCACCGCCGCGCTCGGCGCCGCCGCCTTCGCGGGCAATCCCGCCGCCGTTGCCGACGGCACCGCCTACAAGGCCGTCATCGCCCCCATGATCATCGCCGCAGTCGGCACCATCCTTTCCATCCTCGGCATCTTTGTCGTGCGCACCAAGGAAGGTGCCTCGCAACGCAACCTCCTCGACGCGCTCAGCCGCGGCGTCAACTTCAGCTCCCTTCTCATTGTCATCCTCTCGTGGGTCGTTCTCTACCTCCTCGAAATCCCCAACCACTGGGGCATCTGGGGCGCGATTGTCACCGGCCTGATCGCCGGCATCCTCATCGGCAAGACGACAGAATACTACACCTCGCAAGAATACAAACCCACCAAGCACATCGCGCAAAACGCCACCACCGGCCCCGCCACCGTCATCATCTCCGGGCTCGGCGTCGGCATGCTCTCGACAGCCATCCCCGTCATCACCGTCGTCGTCGGCACCATCCTCGCCTACTGCTTCGCGTCCGGATCGTGGAAATTCACACCCGAGTCCATGTCGATGGGACTTTACGGCATCGGTATCGCCGCAGTCGGCATGCTCTCCACGCTCGGCATCACGCTCGCCACCGACGCCTACGGCCCCATCGCCGACAACGCCGGCGGCAACGCCGAGATGTCCGGCCTCGGGCCCGAGGTGCGCAAACGCACCGACGCGCTCGACTCGCTTGGCAACACCACCGCAGCCACCGGCAAGGGCTTCGCAATCGGCTCCGCCGCCCTCACCGCGCTCGCGCTCCTTGCCTCCTATGTCGAAGAACTCAAAATCGCGGTCGATCACCTGCAAGTGGAGACCATTGAGATCGCCGGGCACGCGGTTGAGTCCGCCAAAATCCTAAAGGCAAACATTCCAGAATTCATGACCATTTTTGAGGTCCATCTCATGAATCCGAAAGTCATCGTCGGCCTCTTCATCGGCGCCATGATGGCGTTTCTCTTCTGCGGCCTGACAATGAACGCCGTCGGTCGCGCCGCCTCGCGCATGGTTGAGGAAGTGCGCCGCCAGTTCCGCGAAAAACCCGGCATCCTTGAAGGCAAGGACATGCCCGATTACGCCCGCTGCGTGGAAATCTCCACCGCCGGCGCGCAACGCGAAATGATCATCCCCTCGATGCTCGCGGTCGTGGTGCCCATCGCCACCGGCCTGCTCTTCGGCGTGCCCGGCGTGTTCGGATTGCTCGGCGGCGGCCTCGCCGGCGGCTTCGTCCTCGCCATCTTCATGGCCAACTCCGGCGGCGCGTGGGACAACGCCAAGAAATACATCGAGGAAGGCCACCTCGGCGGCAAAGGCTCGATCGCGCACAAGGCCGCCGTCATCGGCGACACCGTCGGCGATCCCTTCAAGGACACCTCCGGCCCCAGCCTGAATATCCTCATCAAGCTCATGAGCATGGTCTCGATCGTCACCGCCGGCGTGAACATCGCCTTTACGCTATTCTAA